A genomic stretch from Flavobacterium sp. KS-LB2 includes:
- a CDS encoding hybrid sensor histidine kinase/response regulator — protein MSKNKVLIIDDESSIREMLNEILSIEDYDVIAAANGQEALEILDYWVPDVILCDIMMPVMDGFLFYEIVNENKSLCAIPFVFLTAKRDHETMQECMLNGVDAFLSKPFKIEDLKKVLKNKIQRFVQIKNANTNLYTGEKKYFSHEVNTPLNGILGVVNLLLKNHDRLDKNEIVDFYNCIKISGERLNRTMQNLFLYQRIIENKFYFEEIESCNILSVFSKVTDNIFYIYETAPARISFEIESLDLKISSTYLSFILFELIDNALKFSGDNKVFISGNSFNNKYYEVVISDRGIGFSEEELKRIDAGKQFNREKREQQGLGLGLFLSKTITKKVNGVFSIVSEENVGTKIVLFFPLQDEDM, from the coding sequence ATGAGTAAAAATAAAGTATTAATAATTGATGACGAGTCTAGCATTAGAGAAATGTTAAATGAGATTCTTAGTATTGAAGATTACGATGTAATTGCAGCAGCAAATGGACAAGAGGCACTTGAAATATTAGATTATTGGGTTCCTGATGTCATTTTATGTGATATAATGATGCCTGTAATGGATGGTTTTTTGTTTTATGAAATAGTAAATGAAAATAAGTCTTTGTGTGCGATTCCCTTCGTTTTTTTGACCGCAAAAAGAGATCATGAAACTATGCAAGAATGCATGCTTAATGGTGTTGATGCTTTTTTGTCTAAACCTTTTAAAATTGAGGATTTAAAAAAGGTTTTGAAGAACAAAATTCAACGATTTGTCCAAATAAAGAATGCGAATACCAATTTATACACAGGAGAAAAAAAATATTTTTCGCATGAGGTCAATACTCCGCTTAATGGAATATTGGGGGTTGTAAATCTATTGCTAAAAAATCATGATCGTTTAGACAAAAATGAAATAGTTGATTTTTATAATTGTATTAAGATATCTGGCGAGCGTTTGAATCGTACCATGCAAAATTTATTTCTTTACCAAAGAATTATTGAAAATAAATTTTATTTTGAGGAAATTGAATCGTGCAATATATTAAGTGTTTTTTCTAAAGTTACTGATAACATTTTTTATATTTATGAAACTGCACCTGCGAGAATTTCTTTTGAAATTGAATCCTTAGATTTAAAAATTAGTAGTACCTATCTATCTTTTATTCTTTTTGAATTAATTGACAATGCTTTGAAATTTTCAGGTGATAATAAGGTATTTATTTCGGGTAATTCGTTTAACAATAAATACTATGAAGTAGTAATAAGCGATAGAGGAATAGGTTTCAGTGAAGAAGAACTAAAAAGAATAGATGCTGGTAAACAGTTTAATCGTGAAAAAAGAGAGCAACAAGGTCTGGGGTTGGGACTTTTTCTTAGTAAAACTATAACAAAGAAAGTGAACGGTGTTTTTAGTATTGTTTCTGAAGAAAATGTTGGAACAAAAATTGTATTGTTTTTTCCTTTGCAAGATGAAGATATGTAA
- a CDS encoding sugar transferase: MYLIFKRTCDILLSALMLLILSPLLIPIVFGLKLTGEGYIFYKQERVGFHNRNFFILKFATMLKDSPNMVGGIMTTKKDPRITPMGGFLRKSKINELPQLLNILFGEMSFVGPRPVMPISFDAYPENVKKVIYNVKPGLTGIGSIIFRDEEQLISNVKEKGLDTWDFYSNKLYPFKGKLEIWYQRNQSFTADLKIIIITAWVIINSKSNLVYKIFKSLPQREF; the protein is encoded by the coding sequence ATGTATTTAATATTCAAACGTACTTGCGACATTTTATTGTCGGCTTTAATGCTGTTAATTCTATCTCCTTTACTAATTCCAATAGTTTTTGGATTAAAATTAACAGGTGAAGGGTATATTTTTTACAAACAAGAAAGAGTGGGCTTTCATAACCGAAACTTTTTTATTCTAAAATTCGCAACTATGCTAAAGGATAGTCCAAACATGGTAGGCGGCATAATGACAACAAAAAAAGATCCTAGAATAACTCCAATGGGTGGATTTTTGCGAAAAAGCAAAATAAATGAATTACCTCAGTTACTTAATATACTTTTTGGAGAAATGAGTTTTGTTGGACCTAGACCTGTTATGCCAATAAGCTTCGATGCTTATCCTGAAAATGTAAAAAAAGTGATCTATAATGTAAAGCCAGGATTGACAGGTATTGGATCAATTATTTTTAGAGACGAAGAACAATTGATTTCTAATGTAAAGGAAAAGGGATTAGATACTTGGGATTTTTATTCAAATAAATTATATCCTTTTAAAGGGAAATTAGAAATTTGGTATCAAAGAAATCAAAGCTTTACTGCTGATTTAAAAATAATTATTATTACTGCATGGGTTATCATTAATTCTAAAAGTAATCTAGTTTATAAAATATTTAAATCTCTTCCCCAAAGAGAATTTTAA
- a CDS encoding YdcF family protein, which translates to MPHISWYFMLLALIMYGIKSNNSKMFKFSGIAGILLFLVCSTSYVPKKLIYAIEKTYSPIEPQKLDTTKFYYIHVLGAGTSLDTKLPATMNLSTTTLTRLIEGIRVFNHLQHAILVTSAASKDENHSQAEVAKEAAILLGINEQKIQMLATPTSTLEEAIAFKEKFGTNKNVIIVTSALHMPRAVEIFKDQDIRVLAAPTDYLYKEDDFRYSGITLPTLNSLDLVNSYLTTVAKHFYYKYFKKKQKQ; encoded by the coding sequence ATGCCCCATATTTCTTGGTACTTTATGCTATTAGCACTCATCATGTACGGGATTAAAAGCAATAACTCTAAAATGTTTAAATTTTCTGGAATCGCAGGAATTCTACTTTTTTTAGTTTGTTCAACAAGCTATGTACCAAAAAAATTGATCTATGCTATCGAAAAAACGTACTCCCCTATTGAACCACAAAAACTTGACACCACAAAATTCTATTATATACATGTCTTAGGAGCTGGAACGTCACTAGACACTAAATTACCAGCAACGATGAATTTAAGTACTACTACCCTAACCCGCCTCATTGAAGGAATTAGAGTTTTCAATCATTTACAACATGCGATTCTAGTAACTTCTGCTGCATCCAAAGATGAGAATCATAGTCAGGCAGAAGTAGCGAAAGAAGCGGCAATTTTATTGGGCATTAACGAACAAAAAATTCAAATGTTAGCAACACCAACCTCAACATTGGAGGAAGCTATTGCATTTAAAGAAAAATTTGGTACAAATAAAAATGTAATAATAGTAACTAGCGCATTGCACATGCCAAGAGCGGTTGAAATATTTAAGGATCAAGACATTAGAGTACTAGCAGCACCTACAGATTATCTTTATAAAGAAGACGACTTTAGATATAGCGGAATTACTTTACCAACACTAAATTCCCTCGATCTAGTGAATAGTTATCTAACAACAGTAGCGAAACATTTTTACTATAAATACTTTAAAAAAAAACAAAAACAGTAG
- a CDS encoding sensor histidine kinase yields the protein MKIEENKNQDLQSNLLSLCFHQLRNNMTILYSNAELIEMKTVNFDPAISASICSNTKRIKAEVDQIMGLMSYILDLGKQEVFETNKNIQAVDLSTFLEHIILIYFNEDSTKRKINFKVNGIQKNVFTDKLLLTQIIIDLMSNAFKYSEGHKDPMLIISYLEKEITIEVVDFGIGIPETEKQTLFTPFYRCSNVNGIQGSGLGLFISKKFIEILKGSLVLESREHVGTTIKLTFPYE from the coding sequence ATGAAAATAGAAGAAAACAAAAATCAAGACCTACAATCTAATTTATTATCTCTATGTTTCCATCAATTGAGAAATAATATGACAATTTTGTATTCTAATGCTGAACTTATAGAGATGAAGACTGTGAATTTTGACCCAGCTATCAGTGCAAGTATTTGTAGCAATACAAAAAGAATTAAAGCAGAAGTTGATCAAATAATGGGATTGATGAGTTATATTTTGGACTTAGGAAAACAGGAGGTATTTGAAACTAATAAAAACATTCAAGCTGTAGATTTATCAACATTTTTAGAGCATATTATACTTATTTATTTTAATGAGGATTCTACAAAGCGAAAAATTAATTTTAAAGTTAATGGTATACAAAAGAATGTTTTCACAGATAAACTACTATTGACACAGATTATAATTGATTTAATGAGCAATGCTTTTAAATATTCTGAGGGTCATAAAGATCCGATGTTAATCATAAGTTATTTGGAAAAAGAAATTACAATAGAGGTGGTTGATTTTGGAATTGGAATACCTGAAACAGAGAAGCAAACTTTATTCACACCTTTTTATAGATGTTCCAATGTTAACGGAATACAAGGAAGTGGTTTGGGGTTGTTTATTTCAAAGAAATTCATAGAAATATTAAAAGGTTCATTAGTATTAGAGAGCAGAGAGCATGTAGGAACTACAATAAAATTAACCTTCCCCTATGAGTAA
- a CDS encoding polysaccharide biosynthesis protein, which produces MNIIDIPKFIKDYVTKRPSSLFAPDIKKYKEQLSEKIYEKNVLVIGGAGTIGSSYIKAILHFKPAKLVVVDTNENGLTELTRDLRSAPNQFVPEEYITYPMSFGDPVFEKMFLTHGPFHIVANFAAHKHVRSEKDEFSIEAMIENNVFKAKAFLDLLLIHKPEHFFCVSTDKAANPVNVMGASKKLMEEVIMAYSSEIQITTARFANVAFSNGSLLAGYIERLFKNQPISCPSDVKRFFVSPEESGQICMLACMLGESGEIFFPKLEEEEQAFFKTITLDFFKASNREIQLCNSDEEAKDLTHQLDESKPYPVYFFDSDTSGEKLYEEFYTEIDEIELEQFESLGVIKNARKLPISQIENCIEDLKNTMNSGKYDKQLIVDSLKKYLPDFQHIETGKSLDQKM; this is translated from the coding sequence ATGAATATTATAGACATACCAAAATTTATAAAGGATTACGTTACTAAAAGACCATCAAGCTTATTTGCACCAGATATAAAAAAGTACAAAGAACAATTATCTGAAAAAATCTATGAAAAGAATGTTCTTGTAATAGGCGGAGCAGGAACAATTGGATCTTCATACATTAAGGCAATCTTACACTTTAAACCTGCAAAATTAGTTGTTGTAGATACTAATGAAAATGGCTTAACCGAGCTAACAAGAGATTTGAGAAGTGCTCCAAACCAGTTTGTTCCTGAAGAATACATAACCTATCCAATGAGTTTTGGGGATCCTGTTTTTGAAAAAATGTTTTTGACGCATGGTCCTTTTCATATTGTTGCCAATTTTGCAGCACACAAACACGTGCGAAGCGAAAAAGATGAATTTTCTATTGAGGCAATGATAGAAAACAATGTATTTAAAGCCAAAGCATTTCTAGATTTGTTATTAATACATAAACCAGAGCATTTCTTTTGTGTTTCAACTGATAAAGCCGCTAATCCGGTAAATGTTATGGGAGCTTCCAAAAAATTAATGGAAGAAGTAATAATGGCTTATAGTTCTGAAATTCAAATTACCACAGCAAGATTTGCCAACGTTGCTTTTTCTAATGGCTCATTATTGGCTGGTTATATTGAACGTCTTTTCAAAAACCAACCCATATCTTGTCCTTCTGATGTAAAACGCTTTTTTGTGTCACCAGAAGAAAGTGGCCAAATTTGTATGTTAGCTTGCATGCTTGGTGAGAGTGGTGAAATATTCTTTCCAAAATTAGAGGAAGAAGAACAAGCCTTTTTTAAAACCATTACTTTAGATTTTTTTAAAGCTTCTAATCGAGAGATTCAACTTTGTAATTCTGATGAAGAAGCTAAAGATTTGACTCATCAATTAGATGAAAGCAAACCTTATCCTGTTTATTTTTTTGATTCAGATACCTCTGGCGAAAAATTGTATGAAGAGTTTTACACAGAAATAGACGAAATAGAACTGGAACAATTTGAAAGTTTAGGCGTGATTAAAAATGCACGAAAACTTCCTATTTCACAAATTGAAAACTGTATTGAGGACTTAAAAAATACAATGAATTCAGGGAAATACGATAAGCAATTGATAGTTGATAGCTTAAAAAAATATTTGCCAGATTTTCAACACATTGAAACCGGAAAAAGTTTAGATCAAAAAATGTAA
- a CDS encoding LegC family aminotransferase, with the protein MIPLSVPFLNGKEWEYVKDCLDTGWISSAGSYVNQFEQQVAVYAGAKYGIACMNGTVGLHIAQILSGVTSDDHVIAPNITFIATLNAIKYTGASPILIDVDPQNWQMDLNLLDKYLKENVVRKNINGEINAFHKVTNKRIKAIMPVHVLGNIGDMNYLQEIADLYHLDIIEDSTEALGSLFQGKHAGSFGKFGVFSFNGNKIISTGGGGVIVTNDEELAKKAKHLTTQAKVSTMEYIHDEIGYNYRLVNVLAAIGVAQMEEFPLLLDNKKRMDQYYRSNLEGVGDIEFQFVSSDVDANCWLFTFKTRHMKGLLEYLNGNGVQSRPFWVPMNQLEMFKNDIYITKLNNSNNIYKTCISIPSSAGITQAEMETVVKTIKAFYALL; encoded by the coding sequence ATGATACCATTATCAGTCCCCTTTCTAAACGGAAAAGAATGGGAATACGTCAAAGATTGCTTAGATACAGGCTGGATTTCATCGGCTGGCTCCTATGTCAATCAGTTTGAACAACAAGTAGCAGTTTATGCCGGAGCTAAATATGGGATCGCTTGTATGAATGGCACTGTAGGATTACACATAGCACAAATACTTTCAGGAGTTACCAGTGATGACCATGTTATCGCACCCAATATCACTTTCATCGCTACTTTAAACGCCATCAAATATACAGGCGCATCTCCTATCTTGATTGATGTTGATCCTCAAAATTGGCAAATGGATTTGAATCTTTTAGACAAATATCTAAAAGAAAATGTAGTTAGAAAAAATATAAATGGTGAAATAAACGCATTTCATAAAGTAACTAATAAACGTATTAAAGCAATCATGCCAGTTCATGTTTTAGGGAATATAGGTGACATGAATTACTTACAAGAAATTGCTGATTTATATCACCTTGATATAATAGAAGACAGCACCGAAGCCCTTGGGTCTTTGTTTCAAGGAAAACACGCTGGGAGTTTTGGAAAATTTGGAGTTTTTAGTTTTAACGGAAACAAAATAATCTCTACTGGCGGAGGTGGAGTCATTGTCACAAACGATGAAGAACTTGCAAAAAAAGCCAAACATTTGACTACCCAAGCCAAGGTAAGCACAATGGAATACATCCACGATGAAATTGGTTATAACTACAGATTAGTCAACGTTTTGGCCGCTATTGGTGTTGCACAAATGGAGGAATTCCCATTATTACTAGATAATAAAAAGAGAATGGATCAGTACTACCGTTCCAACTTGGAAGGCGTTGGCGATATTGAATTTCAATTTGTTTCATCTGATGTAGATGCCAATTGCTGGCTATTTACCTTCAAAACAAGGCACATGAAGGGACTTTTAGAATATCTTAATGGCAACGGAGTGCAATCGCGTCCTTTTTGGGTTCCTATGAACCAATTGGAAATGTTTAAAAATGATATTTACATAACCAAATTAAATAATTCAAATAATATCTATAAAACTTGTATTAGCATTCCAAGTTCTGCGGGAATTACTCAAGCAGAAATGGAAACGGTAGTTAAAACAATTAAAGCATTTTATGCCCTTCTTTAA
- the glmS gene encoding glutamine--fructose-6-phosphate transaminase (isomerizing): MCGIVGYIGYREAYPIVIKGLKRLEYRGYDSAGIMLYDGKELIVCKTKGKVSDLEEKSSQEFTTNGTIGMGHTRWATHGVPNDVNSHPHLSNSGNLGIIHNGIIENYEPLKKELIKRGYVFTSDTDTEVLVNLIEDVQKKHNLKLGKAVQIALKQVVGAYAICVFDIKKPNEIIVARLGSPLAIGVGEAEFFIASDASPFIEYTSNAIYLEDEEMAIVRLHKPLKIRKIKDDSVVDPYVQELQMNLEQIEKGGYDHFMLKEIYEQSNVIKDTYRGRLHANSGLIQMAGVEDNIEKFLHADRILIIACGTSWHAGLVAEYVIEEFARIPVEVEYASEFRYRNPIITNKDVIIAISQSGETADTLAAIKLAKEKGAFVFGVCNVVGSSISRETHAGAYTHAGPEIGVASTKAFTTQITVLTMIALRLAKAKGTMSNSDFHGYLQELELIPEKVAEALSATNDIAKEIATIYKDAPNCLYLGRGYNFPVALEGALKLKEISYIHAEGYPAAEMKHGPIALIDEKMPVVVIAPKQGHYDKVVSNIQEIKSRSGKIIAIVSKGDIQVKDLADHVIEIPESSDALSPLLTTIPLQLLSYHIAVLRGCNVDQPRNLAKSVTVE; this comes from the coding sequence ATGTGTGGAATTGTAGGTTATATTGGATATCGTGAAGCATATCCTATTGTTATAAAAGGATTAAAGCGTTTAGAATACCGTGGCTATGATAGTGCTGGTATTATGCTTTATGACGGAAAAGAGTTAATAGTTTGTAAAACCAAAGGAAAAGTTTCTGATTTAGAAGAAAAATCATCTCAGGAGTTTACAACCAATGGAACTATTGGGATGGGACATACACGTTGGGCAACACATGGTGTTCCTAATGATGTAAACTCACATCCACATTTGTCAAACTCGGGCAATTTGGGAATCATTCATAATGGTATTATTGAAAACTATGAGCCATTAAAAAAAGAATTAATTAAAAGAGGATATGTTTTTACATCGGATACTGATACTGAGGTATTGGTTAATTTGATTGAAGATGTACAGAAAAAACATAATCTAAAACTTGGAAAAGCAGTTCAGATTGCCCTAAAACAAGTAGTTGGAGCCTATGCAATTTGTGTTTTTGATATAAAAAAACCAAACGAAATAATTGTTGCACGTTTAGGAAGCCCTTTAGCAATTGGTGTTGGAGAAGCTGAGTTTTTTATAGCTTCAGACGCATCTCCCTTTATCGAATATACTTCTAATGCGATTTATTTAGAAGATGAAGAAATGGCTATCGTGCGTTTACACAAACCATTAAAAATAAGAAAAATCAAAGACGACTCTGTAGTCGATCCTTATGTTCAAGAATTGCAAATGAATTTAGAGCAGATAGAAAAAGGTGGTTACGATCACTTTATGCTTAAAGAAATTTATGAGCAATCAAATGTTATTAAAGACACTTACAGAGGAAGACTTCACGCAAATAGCGGCTTGATTCAAATGGCAGGAGTTGAGGATAATATTGAAAAATTTCTCCATGCGGATAGAATCCTCATTATTGCGTGTGGAACTTCGTGGCACGCGGGATTAGTTGCCGAATATGTTATTGAAGAATTTGCAAGAATTCCTGTTGAAGTAGAATATGCATCAGAATTTAGATATAGAAATCCAATTATTACAAATAAAGATGTAATTATAGCAATTTCGCAGTCTGGAGAAACGGCCGATACATTGGCAGCAATCAAATTAGCTAAAGAAAAAGGAGCTTTTGTTTTTGGTGTTTGTAACGTTGTTGGTTCGTCTATATCTAGAGAAACTCATGCCGGAGCTTACACTCATGCCGGACCAGAAATTGGTGTGGCATCTACAAAAGCTTTTACTACTCAAATTACAGTTTTGACAATGATTGCTTTACGTCTTGCAAAAGCTAAAGGAACGATGTCAAATTCTGACTTCCATGGATATTTACAAGAATTAGAACTGATTCCAGAAAAAGTAGCTGAAGCATTGTCTGCTACAAATGACATAGCAAAAGAAATTGCTACTATTTATAAAGACGCACCCAATTGCTTATACTTGGGTAGAGGATATAATTTTCCAGTTGCATTAGAAGGGGCTTTAAAATTAAAAGAGATATCTTACATTCATGCAGAAGGATATCCAGCTGCAGAGATGAAACATGGTCCGATTGCTTTAATTGATGAAAAAATGCCAGTAGTTGTGATTGCTCCTAAGCAAGGACATTATGACAAAGTGGTTAGTAATATTCAAGAAATAAAATCAAGAAGCGGAAAAATTATTGCTATTGTCTCGAAAGGTGATATACAAGTAAAAGATCTTGCAGACCATGTAATAGAAATTCCTGAATCTTCCGATGCACTTTCACCTCTTTTAACTACAATTCCGTTGCAACTCCTGTCCTACCACATTGCTGTATTGAGAGGATGTAATGTAGATCAGCCAAGAAATTTAGCAAAATCAGTTACAGTTGAATAA
- a CDS encoding PAS domain S-box protein, with the protein MDKIKDIKPIEILIVEDNEGDFILIQDYIQERFLFPKITWVKNFKKAQFVLVDAEFKIDLVLLDLTLPDKSGKDLINQLLPLCNAIPIVVLTGYSDMEFSITSLSLGVSDYLIKDELDAASLYTSILYNLERKKSQIQLETSEKRYNDLFHLSPIPMWVFDNKTLQFMDVNIAAEMHYGYTREELFELTFVNLTHPEDIKDDLANLELLKNGLISNFNKEKRYFHKNGSIIWADVTVSVVRNSLGKPIHFISQIVDITLKKEIEENNKLLLDENIRNNTLQLKEAQNLYRLLADNMVDLVCAHSLDAKFQYVSPSIHHILGYLPEDLIGLSPLIFVHPDDYEKLQNTIQDIVTEKVDSSTKARFRNKEGKYIWFETKARLVKENGIPVSFQSSTRNITEGKEAAFAIEKNLQQERDLNQLRANLVSTISHEFRTPMTTIRASTELIMMYLENQKIENFPILQKKINIILREIDRIVELMNTVLIVSKNDLGKTNFSPIIFDLKQTCLDIIELSNFDFIEGRKVKTFFDGDSFLVLADKNLMEYTLYNLFNNAFKYSQGFGDVLLRLITTEKVITLEIIDFGIGIPENDQVNLFNTFFRASNTNGIQGTGLGLYIVKTFTEKNSGSIELESELGKGTKVRLLFPKCK; encoded by the coding sequence ATGGATAAGATTAAAGACATCAAGCCAATTGAAATTCTTATTGTAGAAGATAACGAAGGCGATTTTATACTCATCCAAGACTATATTCAAGAAAGGTTTTTATTTCCTAAAATTACTTGGGTGAAGAATTTCAAAAAGGCTCAATTCGTTTTAGTTGATGCAGAATTTAAAATTGATTTAGTTTTATTAGACTTAACATTACCCGACAAAAGTGGAAAAGATCTGATAAATCAACTATTACCACTTTGTAACGCGATACCTATAGTTGTTTTAACGGGCTATTCGGATATGGAATTTAGTATTACATCACTTTCTTTAGGTGTTTCCGATTATTTGATAAAAGATGAATTAGATGCGGCTTCCCTTTACACTAGTATTCTGTATAATTTAGAAAGAAAGAAATCTCAGATACAATTAGAAACATCTGAAAAGCGATATAATGATCTATTTCATTTGAGTCCTATTCCAATGTGGGTTTTTGATAATAAAACATTACAATTTATGGATGTTAATATCGCAGCCGAAATGCATTATGGGTATACCAGAGAAGAATTATTTGAACTAACTTTTGTTAATCTTACGCACCCTGAAGATATTAAGGATGATTTAGCTAATTTGGAGCTGTTGAAAAATGGATTGATTTCTAACTTTAACAAGGAAAAAAGATATTTTCATAAGAATGGATCTATAATTTGGGCAGATGTGACTGTTTCAGTGGTAAGGAATAGTTTGGGAAAACCAATTCATTTTATTTCTCAGATTGTTGATATCACCTTAAAAAAAGAAATAGAGGAAAATAACAAGTTGTTATTAGATGAAAATATTAGAAATAATACCCTACAGTTAAAAGAGGCTCAAAACTTGTATCGTCTCTTAGCCGACAATATGGTTGATTTAGTCTGTGCACACAGTTTAGATGCTAAATTTCAGTATGTATCCCCATCAATACATCATATATTAGGTTATTTACCTGAAGATTTAATTGGATTATCACCTTTAATATTTGTGCATCCTGACGACTATGAAAAATTGCAAAATACTATTCAAGATATTGTAACTGAGAAAGTGGATAGTTCAACCAAGGCACGGTTTAGAAATAAAGAGGGTAAATATATTTGGTTTGAAACCAAAGCCCGTTTAGTTAAAGAAAATGGTATTCCAGTAAGTTTCCAATCCTCTACAAGAAATATTACAGAAGGAAAAGAAGCTGCATTTGCGATTGAAAAAAACTTACAACAAGAGCGTGACTTAAATCAATTAAGAGCCAACTTAGTTTCTACTATTTCTCATGAATTTAGAACGCCAATGACAACCATACGTGCAAGTACTGAGCTAATCATGATGTATTTGGAGAACCAAAAAATAGAGAACTTTCCTATTTTGCAAAAAAAAATTAATATCATTTTGAGAGAAATTGATCGTATAGTTGAATTGATGAATACCGTTTTAATTGTTTCCAAAAATGATCTTGGAAAGACAAATTTTTCGCCTATTATTTTTGACTTAAAGCAAACCTGTCTTGATATTATAGAACTTAGTAATTTTGATTTCATAGAAGGAAGAAAAGTAAAAACATTTTTTGATGGAGATAGCTTTCTTGTTTTAGCAGATAAGAACTTGATGGAATATACACTTTATAATTTATTTAACAATGCTTTTAAATATTCTCAGGGTTTTGGCGATGTCCTTCTTCGTCTTATTACTACTGAAAAGGTCATTACTTTAGAAATTATAGACTTTGGTATTGGCATTCCAGAAAATGATCAGGTCAATCTATTTAATACTTTTTTTAGGGCCAGCAATACAAATGGTATTCAAGGTACAGGGTTAGGGCTTTATATTGTTAAGACCTTTACAGAAAAAAATTCAGGTTCTATTGAACTAGAAAGTGAATTGGGAAAAGGTACAAAAGTAAGATTACTGTTCCCTAAATGCAAATAA
- a CDS encoding response regulator transcription factor: MRFKKKILLIEDDLVLGSSIVEILSFNNFQVEWFKNGAEALMYLSKYTCDLIISDLMMPTMNGEELFLKIRKEIKSNSIPFIVITAKMDDESKYSLLEKGANDYITKPFKVKELIYKIRNLLDFKLNIIKKLSPDPFSKVTINLSEKDFITAVNEILVKTLKSKIDHAELAKRLFISKSTLDKKIRKHTNKNISQYIREFKLNYSIKLINLGEKNIQFLVNEAGFNSFSYFCTSFKSYVGMSARDYIKTIQNPKNDFEIHKANITIKDVS; encoded by the coding sequence ATGAGATTTAAAAAAAAAATATTGTTAATTGAAGACGATTTGGTTTTAGGAAGTTCAATAGTTGAGATTTTATCCTTTAATAATTTTCAAGTAGAATGGTTTAAAAATGGTGCAGAAGCTTTGATGTATTTAAGCAAATATACTTGTGATCTTATAATTAGTGATTTAATGATGCCTACTATGAATGGAGAAGAATTGTTTTTAAAAATTCGAAAAGAAATAAAATCAAATTCTATTCCCTTCATTGTAATTACTGCCAAAATGGATGATGAAAGTAAATACAGTTTATTAGAAAAAGGGGCCAACGATTATATAACAAAACCTTTCAAGGTCAAAGAATTAATTTATAAAATTAGAAATTTATTAGATTTTAAATTAAATATCATTAAAAAATTAAGTCCAGATCCTTTTTCAAAAGTGACTATAAATCTGTCTGAAAAAGATTTTATCACAGCCGTCAACGAAATTCTAGTAAAAACATTAAAATCGAAAATTGATCATGCAGAATTGGCCAAAAGGCTTTTTATTTCAAAATCTACTTTAGATAAAAAAATTAGAAAACATACAAACAAAAACATTAGCCAATACATTAGGGAGTTTAAATTAAACTATAGTATTAAACTAATTAATCTAGGGGAAAAAAACATTCAATTCTTAGTTAATGAAGCTGGATTTAACTCGTTTTCCTATTTTTGTACAAGTTTTAAATCTTATGTAGGTATGTCAGCTCGAGATTATATAAAAACAATTCAAAATCCGAAAAATGATTTTGAAATACATAAAGCAAATATAACCATTAAGGATGTTAGTTAA
- a CDS encoding response regulator: MKKIHILLVEDNEADIMLTTDALQEGKICNTVSVAKDGKQAIDFLIKHHNSLDLELPNLILLDVNLPKKNGHEVLQYIKSSPDFKHIPIIMLTTSSSEKDIMSAYKNYANCYITKPVEVIDFIDAIAKIENFWISIVHLPK, translated from the coding sequence ATGAAAAAAATTCATATTTTACTAGTTGAAGATAATGAGGCCGATATTATGCTTACAACTGATGCATTACAAGAAGGAAAAATCTGTAATACTGTAAGCGTTGCAAAGGATGGGAAACAAGCCATTGATTTTTTAATCAAGCATCATAATTCTTTGGATTTAGAACTTCCAAATCTTATATTACTTGACGTTAATCTGCCTAAAAAAAATGGTCATGAGGTGCTACAATATATCAAATCAAGTCCTGATTTTAAGCATATTCCAATCATTATGCTCACCACTTCGTCTTCTGAAAAAGATATCATGTCGGCCTATAAAAATTATGCCAATTGTTATATTACCAAACCTGTAGAAGTCATTGATTTTATAGACGCGATAGCAAAAATTGAAAATTTTTGGATTAGTATTGTTCACTTGCCTAAATAG